One Deltaproteobacteria bacterium RBG_16_64_85 genomic window, TTTCGGCGCCCGGCCGGGTCCTCACCCGCGAATCGATCTTGAAAAAAGTCTGGGGCGAGGGAACGTACGTCATCGACCGCACGGTCGACGTACACATCGCCAAGCTCCGCCAGAAGATTCCGTTCCTCTCGGAGGCGATCGAGACCGTCAAGGACGTCGGGTACAAGCTGCGGGGGGGATGAAGGCTTGCGGGCCCGGGTCTCCATCGCGACGAAGTTCTTCCTCACCTATTTCGTGATCACCGGCACGGCCCTCGCCTTCGCGGGCATCGCCGGTTATCTCCAGTTCCGGAAATACGCGTTGGACGAAGTGGACGGCAACCTGCAGCGGCAGGCCCGGCTGGTCTCGGAAATGTTCCGTCCCCTTCTGGAAGACCCGCATCCGGACCGTGGAAAGATCGCCCGGGAAGGCGACCGGCTCGGCAAGGACCTGGAGATCCGGCTGACGATCATCCTTCCCGACGGGACGGTGGTGGCGGACTCGACCGTCGGGGCCTCCGGGCTCGCCGGGATGGAAAACCACGCCAACCGGCCCGAGGTCCATACGGCGCTTTCCGGTGAACCCGGTGTCTCTCTACGGCGCAGCATCACCGTGAGGGAAGAGGAGCGTTACTTCGCGATCCCGGTCCTCTCCGACGGACGCATCGTAGCAGTCGCCCGAACGTCCATCCCGGTCACCCTCCTTTACCGGCGGCTCGACCGGATCCGCGCGATCACCTGGGGGACGGGGATCGCGGCGTTCCTGCTGATGCTCGCCGGGACCGCGATACGGGCGAAACGGGTGACCGGCCCGCTCAAGGAGATGACCGCCGCAGCCCGGGAACTGGCGTCGGGAAATTTCGGGAAACGCGTCCACATCAAGACGGGGGACGAGCTGGAGGAGCTGGGGGCGGCGCTGGACCTGACGGCATCCCGGCTCGAAGAGACGATCTCCCAGCTGGAGGCGGGAAAAGCCCGCCTGGCCACGCTCCTGGAGAACCTCTCCGAAGGAGTCGTCGTCATCGCGGGCGACCGGACCCTCCGAATGATGAACCGCGAGGCCGCAAAAATCCTTGGGACGGCTGACGCGCCAGCGGAAGGGCGCCCGGTTGCGGAGGCGATCCGGCACCCCGAGGTGCTGTCCTTCATCGGCAGTTGGAGAAAGGGGGAAAGCCCGGCCCCCAGGGATGCCTTTATCCCAACGCGTACCGACGACCGGACGGTGCGCCTTGCGGGGACGACAGTCCGGTACGACGCTTCACCGGGGACAGACCTCCTGCTCACCCTTCGGGACATCACCGAGGAGAAACGGCTGGCGCGGGTGAAAAGCGATTTCGTCTCCAACGCCTCGCACGAGCTGCGGACCCCCCTGACGAACATCCGGGGATACCTGGAAGCGATGGAGGACGCGTTGAAGGAAGGGGCCCCGATCGACCCCTCCTTTCTTTCGATTGCCTGCGCGAATGCGCTCCGGATGGACCGGCTCATCGAGGACCTCCTGGAGCTCTCGAGGGCGGAATCCGGGCAGTCGCCACTGGAAATCGAGGAGATCCTGCTGCCGGCCTTTCTCGATCGCGTCGCCGCCCTCCACAGACAGGCGGCCGAGCATACGGGGAAAACCATGGTGGTCCATGGGGAGCACGTCACCCTCCGGGCGGACGTCCGCAAGCTGACCCTGGCCGTGTCGAATCTGTTGGACAACGCCATCAAGTACGGCAAGGAAGGCGGCCGTATCACCCTTGCGGGTAGAGCCGAAGAGGGGGTCTGTCTCCTGGAGGTCGCAGACGACGGGCCGGGCATTTCCCAGGAACATCTCCCCCGGATCTTCGAGCGGTTCTACCGGGTGGACCAGGGGAGGTCCCGCGACCTGGGAGGAACGGGCCTCGGACTCTCCATCGCGAAGCACATCGTCGAATCCCACCGGGGAACGATCCGGGCGGAAAGCCGGCTCGGTGTGGGAACCCGCTTCCTGATCCGGATTCCGGCATTCGGCCCGCCGCGAGCGGGCCAAAGATGACCAACAGGAAACGTTTCTTCTTGATGTGCATCTCTAAATAAAGTTCATGATTTTCTTTAGGACGGAGGAAATTCGATGAAATCAGGTTCCCCAAGTCTCTCGGAATGGATCTCCGGGATCCTGATGTTTGCGGCCCGGCCTGGCGAGCGAATCCCCTTTCAAAGGATTCACTCGATCGTGTCGGAAATGCAATCGCATGACTCCCTTGTCTCCGGAATCGATTTTTTAATTGAAGGAAAGGCATGCTATTCCCGGGAGGTTGAACGGGTCCTCCAAGACCTCATCTCCAAAGGCATACTCGGATTGGAGGACGATTCAACGGTCCTCGTTGAGAACGCTTGTTCGGTCTGTATCCGGCTAAGCGTCGATCTGTCCTACACGGATTGCAAGATGCTTCGATCCGCCTCGTCAATTTTTTACGAAAGGTTACGGGGAATGGAGAAACCTGCCCAAGGCCGAGCTCTCGATAACGTGGCGTGAGAGCATCTTCCTTCCCCCCTCCCTTCTTAACACGAACTTAACATTCCCCACACCGACCCTTGATGTACAGTCGGTAAGATTCCTCCCATATCTGTAGTTCAATGCAAAGGAGGATCGGCACGATGAGAAAAGGGATCGGACGGTGGCTCGGAATCGGCCTGGCCATGCTCGGTCTTGCATGGGGGCTTCCAACGATGGCGGCGGATACGCTGACCATCACCGGGGCAGGGGCGACGTTCCCCTACCCGCTGTACTCCAAGTGGTTCTACGAGTATTCCAACTCCCACCCGGGATTGAAGTTCAACTACCAGTCGATCGGGTCGGGCGGCGGCGTCAAGCAGATCACCGCGGGGACCGTCGATTTCGGGGCCAGCGACGCCCCGATGAACGAGGATGAGCTGGCCAAGCTTCCCGGGCCGATCTTCCACATCCCCACGGCGATCGGCGCGGTGACGGTCGTCTACAACCTGGAAAAGATCCAGAGCGGCCTCAAGTTGACGCCGGACGTCCTCGTCGACATCTACTTCGGGAAAATCACCCGGTGGAACGATCCCCGGATCGCCGGCCTGAACCCCGGCGCGAAACTTCCCGCCGCGGACATCGTGGTCGCCCACCGGTCGGACGGCTCGGGGACCACGGATATCTTCACCAATTACCTCTCCGCGGTCAGCACGGATTGGCGGGCGAAGATCGGCCGGGGAAAGTCGGTGAACTGGCCGGTCGGCCTCGGCGGAAAAGGGAACGAGGGAGTCGCGGGGGTGGTCAAGCAGACCCCCGGCGCCGTCGGGTACGTCGAGCTGGCCTACGCGATGCAAAACCGGATGACGGTGGCGGCCTTGCGGAACAAGGAGGGGAATTTCGTGCTCCCGACGCTCGAATCCACCTCCGCGGCGGCGGCCGGAGCGGCCAAGACCATGCCCGCCGACTTCCGGTTGACCCTTGTGGACGCCCCGGGGCAGGATTCCTACGGTATCTGCGGGCTGACCTGGCTCCTCGTCTACAAGGACCAGAGGGATGAAGCGAAGGGGAAAGCGCTCGTGACGTTCCTCAAGTGGGCGATCCGCGACGGCCAGAGGATGAACGCGCCGCTTCTCTACGCCCCGATACCTAAACCGGTGGTGGAAATGGTGGACAAGGCGATCCGGCAGATCAACTTCCGGGGAAAGAGCCTGTACTGATTATCCGGCTCTTCTGCAAGATGACGGGAAGGGGGGGATATCCCCCCCTTTTCATCTCTGCTCCCTGCGGCACGACAAGGATGACAAGGACGGTATGACGCGTAAGGCCGGGGACAACCCGAAAGACCTCCTCTTCGAGAAGACGACCGCCCTTTTTGCGTTCGGGGTTCTGTTCCTGGCCGTTCTACTGTTCGCGATCCTTGTAGCGGAGTCGCTCCCTTCGATCAGGAAATTCGGCGCATCGTTCCTCGTGACGAAAACGTGGGACCCGGTCGCGGAAAATTTCGGGGCGCTCACCTTCATCTACGGAACGATTGTCTCCTCCTTCATCGCGCTCTTGATCGCGGTCCCGCTGGCCGTGGGCTCCGCCATTTTCATCAACGAGTTCGCGCCGGAATGGCTGAAGACGCCGGTGGCGTTCCTTGCGGAGCTTCTGGCGGCCATCCCGAGCGTGATCTACGGGCTCTGGGGGATCTTCGTCCTGGTCCCCGTCCTGCGGGACCTCCTCATGAAGCCGGCGGCGAAATACCTCGGCTGGATTCCCCTCTTCAAGGGGCCGGTGTACGGGCCCAGCATGCTGGCCGCGGGCGTGCTGCTCTCCATCATGATCCTCCCGTTCATCCTCTCGGTCAGCCGGGAGGTCCTCGCCACGGTTCCCCGACTCCAGAAGGAGGCCGTTCTTTCATTGGGGGGGACCCATTGGGAGATGATCCGGATCGTCATCGGCCAGCACTGCATTCCGGGAATTTTCGGGGCGACCATCCTCGGACTGGGAAGGGCTCTGGGAGAAACGATGGCGGTCACCATGGTGATCGGGAACCGGCCTGACATCTTCCTGTCGGTCTTTCAGCCCGGCTACTCGATGGCCGCCGTGATCGCCAACGAGTTCACCGAGGCAACCGGAGAACTTTACCTGGCGGCGCTGGTGGAGATCGGCCTGGTGCTCTTCCTCATCACGTTCTTGGCCAACCTCGCGGCGAAGTGGATCCTCAAGACGATGGTGTCCCACGCCGCCCGGGGG contains:
- a CDS encoding phosphate ABC transporter permease subunit PstC — protein: MTRKAGDNPKDLLFEKTTALFAFGVLFLAVLLFAILVAESLPSIRKFGASFLVTKTWDPVAENFGALTFIYGTIVSSFIALLIAVPLAVGSAIFINEFAPEWLKTPVAFLAELLAAIPSVIYGLWGIFVLVPVLRDLLMKPAAKYLGWIPLFKGPVYGPSMLAAGVLLSIMILPFILSVSREVLATVPRLQKEAVLSLGGTHWEMIRIVIGQHCIPGIFGATILGLGRALGETMAVTMVIGNRPDIFLSVFQPGYSMAAVIANEFTEATGELYLAALVEIGLVLFLITFLANLAAKWILKTMVSHAARGI
- a CDS encoding phosphate ABC transporter substrate-binding protein PstS — encoded protein: MRKGIGRWLGIGLAMLGLAWGLPTMAADTLTITGAGATFPYPLYSKWFYEYSNSHPGLKFNYQSIGSGGGVKQITAGTVDFGASDAPMNEDELAKLPGPIFHIPTAIGAVTVVYNLEKIQSGLKLTPDVLVDIYFGKITRWNDPRIAGLNPGAKLPAADIVVAHRSDGSGTTDIFTNYLSAVSTDWRAKIGRGKSVNWPVGLGGKGNEGVAGVVKQTPGAVGYVELAYAMQNRMTVAALRNKEGNFVLPTLESTSAAAAGAAKTMPADFRLTLVDAPGQDSYGICGLTWLLVYKDQRDEAKGKALVTFLKWAIRDGQRMNAPLLYAPIPKPVVEMVDKAIRQINFRGKSLY